In a genomic window of Methylobacter sp. YRD-M1:
- a CDS encoding energy transducer TonB: MSVHTQQVIPFPSAARAEAPVCSAVTVLFDALCDRTDRFPQTSALSTHLPETMPACQWSEGLIGLGAALALHLAWLAVLPASEKPAPLTLPTPIQVQWIASAQSHADLPKPAPQKPQATRKPIAKPKAKPRRSVPVKPKPLLSAPDSTTEMAVAETINMPKTPVAISPPSKPAATPAPVNSKPAIEAPLSLPHLNAEYLHNPAPVYPMVARRLGQQGKVLLHAMINTDGAVAQLDIHKTSGFSRLDQAALETVKHWRFVPARRGGQAVAAWVIVPISFTLEG, from the coding sequence ATGTCAGTACATACTCAACAAGTCATCCCATTCCCGTCTGCGGCCAGAGCCGAGGCGCCGGTATGCTCCGCTGTGACCGTTCTGTTCGATGCGCTGTGTGACAGGACAGATCGTTTTCCTCAAACCAGCGCATTGAGTACACATCTGCCGGAGACAATGCCGGCATGCCAATGGAGCGAAGGCTTGATTGGCCTGGGAGCCGCACTAGCGCTTCATCTGGCTTGGCTTGCCGTACTGCCGGCATCCGAAAAACCTGCGCCCCTGACACTACCGACACCTATTCAGGTGCAATGGATCGCATCAGCACAATCTCATGCCGATCTCCCCAAACCTGCGCCGCAAAAACCACAGGCAACGCGAAAACCGATCGCCAAACCCAAAGCCAAACCGCGCAGATCCGTACCGGTGAAGCCGAAACCGTTGCTTTCTGCACCGGACAGCACAACCGAAATGGCCGTTGCCGAGACGATAAACATGCCTAAAACGCCGGTTGCGATCAGCCCGCCTTCAAAGCCTGCCGCGACACCGGCGCCTGTTAACAGCAAGCCGGCCATAGAAGCGCCATTGAGCCTGCCGCATCTCAATGCGGAGTACCTGCATAATCCGGCTCCTGTCTATCCAATGGTTGCTCGCAGACTGGGCCAACAAGGCAAAGTGCTGCTGCACGCCATGATTAATACCGACGGCGCAGTCGCTCAATTAGACATACACAAAACCAGCGGTTTCAGCCGTCTGGACCAGGCGGCACTGGAAACGGTCAAGCACTGGCGCTTCGTACCCGCGCGCCGCGGCGGCCAGGCCGTGGCGGCCTGGGTCATTGTCCCTATTTCATTCACGCTCGAAGGATAA
- a CDS encoding MFS transporter gives MTVAQRHMVMAVMGCHFIAAFAALGMPPFFALILSESLHSSDTYLVGWFYVVPTIFTALSSPWWGAFADRIGKKISLLRAQLGLSASFLLAGYSDSTELFFLALALQGILGGTFAASNAYLATMASGPALARSLTLMQGSARAALVVAPAVLGWFAASVQPIALYRYLALLPLAAALLLWALPEPAPAPHDEYRPQTRAAGLPTLSANNIYLLQFAFVFATVATFPYFVPYAQGLESVSVELAGLLFGVPNLLYLVAAGLLTGYLNRRVSPAGLAWLFLLMALALFGQAQTQSLIGLILWRVMMGLAMTGSFIVLHAFIAALVHESQAGRTFGWLESGSKWGAVAAGLVAGAVVDGFGPRAPFLLGAGVMVAAASWLTISSLCRWRTENI, from the coding sequence GTGACTGTTGCCCAACGCCATATGGTGATGGCCGTCATGGGTTGCCACTTCATCGCCGCTTTCGCCGCCCTCGGCATGCCGCCCTTTTTCGCCCTGATCCTCAGCGAATCGCTGCACAGCAGCGACACGTATCTGGTCGGCTGGTTTTACGTGGTGCCGACGATTTTCACGGCGCTGTCCAGTCCCTGGTGGGGCGCATTTGCTGACCGCATCGGCAAGAAAATCTCGCTGCTGCGCGCGCAATTGGGTCTATCAGCCAGTTTCCTGCTGGCCGGCTATAGCGACAGTACGGAGCTGTTCTTTCTGGCCCTGGCTTTGCAGGGCATACTGGGCGGCACCTTTGCCGCTTCCAACGCTTATCTGGCGACCATGGCCAGCGGCCCTGCCCTGGCCCGCAGTCTGACACTGATGCAGGGCTCTGCGCGCGCAGCCCTGGTCGTGGCGCCCGCCGTGCTGGGGTGGTTCGCTGCCTCGGTTCAGCCGATAGCACTCTACCGTTATCTGGCCTTGCTGCCGCTGGCGGCGGCCCTGCTGCTCTGGGCGCTGCCTGAACCGGCACCGGCTCCACATGACGAATATCGGCCGCAGACTCGCGCTGCCGGCCTGCCAACACTATCCGCGAACAACATTTACCTGCTGCAGTTTGCTTTTGTCTTCGCCACTGTCGCTACCTTCCCTTACTTCGTCCCTTATGCCCAAGGCCTGGAGTCAGTGTCCGTGGAGCTGGCCGGCCTGCTGTTCGGCGTGCCGAACCTGCTTTATCTGGTCGCAGCCGGCCTGTTGACCGGTTATCTCAACCGACGGGTATCGCCAGCAGGATTGGCATGGCTGTTCCTGTTAATGGCCTTGGCTCTGTTCGGTCAGGCCCAGACGCAAAGCCTGATCGGCTTGATCCTGTGGCGGGTAATGATGGGACTGGCCATGACCGGCAGCTTTATCGTACTGCATGCCTTCATCGCGGCACTGGTGCACGAAAGCCAGGCCGGACGCACTTTCGGCTGGCTGGAAAGCGGTTCCAAATGGGGCGCGGTAGCCGCCGGGCTGGTCGCTGGGGCCGTGGTGGACGGTTTTGGCCCGCGGGCACCTTTTTTACTCGGCGCCGGGGTTATGGTCGCCGCCGCCAGCTGGCTGACCATTTCAAGCCTTTGCCGCTGGCGCACTGAAAATATCTGA
- a CDS encoding MotA/TolQ/ExbB proton channel family protein has protein sequence MDFKDNLTHFLAQSDGVGQTLFALLIAMSIASWYFIIVKAWQGARMRRRSARFLKTFWDAASLTEVARYLGNHALNEPFAYLTQHALTAARHHAAYGVHRLHEAGSAQEFLTRSMRRAIDEETARLEWGLTALASIASTAPFVGLFGTVWGVYHALLGIGQGGAATLDQIAGPVGEALIMTGLGLAVAIPAVLAYNACARANRLVLARLDAYAHDLFAFLTTGAPVGEQAAASGGL, from the coding sequence ATGGATTTCAAGGACAACCTCACTCATTTTCTGGCGCAAAGCGATGGCGTCGGTCAAACGCTTTTTGCCTTGCTGATCGCGATGTCGATTGCCAGCTGGTATTTCATCATCGTCAAAGCCTGGCAAGGCGCCAGGATGCGCCGGCGTTCGGCACGATTTCTGAAAACATTCTGGGACGCAGCCTCGCTGACTGAGGTCGCACGTTACCTCGGCAATCATGCGCTGAATGAGCCTTTTGCCTATTTGACTCAGCATGCCCTAACCGCGGCACGGCATCACGCCGCTTATGGCGTGCATCGCCTGCACGAGGCCGGTTCCGCTCAGGAGTTTCTAACCCGTTCGATGCGCCGTGCGATTGATGAGGAAACTGCACGCCTGGAATGGGGCTTGACGGCACTGGCCTCGATTGCCAGCACCGCCCCGTTTGTCGGCCTATTCGGCACGGTCTGGGGCGTCTACCATGCCCTGCTCGGCATCGGCCAAGGCGGGGCCGCCACGCTCGACCAGATTGCCGGCCCGGTGGGCGAAGCGCTGATCATGACTGGCCTGGGCTTGGCCGTGGCAATCCCGGCCGTGCTGGCCTACAACGCCTGCGCCCGTGCTAACCGGCTGGTGCTGGCCCGACTCGATGCCTATGCGCATGACCTGTTTGCTTTCCTGACTACCGGCGCACCCGTTGGTGAACAGGCCGCCGCATCAGGAGGTCTATGA
- a CDS encoding IucA/IucC family protein, translated as MKQQQDYICRRVVDALLREDVREMMSRGRIVPAADMPLPDAPEQISHWLAVDHLGDGRLWIPVRPCTFMQAWALHELPLIWQSREEYRRLDDSTSILALLRQGLDPASAACFDDYIGECLTAVEHGILCRQEQQRYFAEVRQGGLKDINTSWQERQLHYERLAAFLDHPLYPTARAKLGLSPDDLAAFAPEFQQPFQLRWLAVAKTIHFGATAEASLQGLCPSFEEVGLDARLSSDYTLLPVHPLSAHQQFDDLVKAHGLQGQLLLAPRPYLEVLPTLSVRTVAVQARPGLHIKLPMAMRTLGGKNIRTIKPSTIADGHAVQTLLSRIAAQDADIAGRLLLTDESLGAHVNHLPELGYILRRYPAGLEQSTVVPVAGLLAATPQGQLVTEELAQAFFAGRLEDFLDAYLEATLRTHLVLWLRYGIALESNQQNSMLMLSAEGPTLRLLLKDNDAPRIHSARLAARWPTLAPFVDALQDSRIVVDDELPLAQMFTTITLQLNVAVLIEGLANSSHLSRQQLYGCVRSKIDELLTELAQQGEDIDLARRVLLEDNSQYVKYLLTAASLKPKAATGATDVNKFYGKTGPNFLKESL; from the coding sequence ATGAAGCAGCAACAGGACTATATCTGCCGTCGCGTGGTCGATGCGCTGCTGCGGGAAGATGTCAGGGAGATGATGAGCCGGGGACGCATTGTCCCGGCCGCCGACATGCCATTACCCGATGCGCCCGAGCAAATCAGCCATTGGCTTGCCGTCGACCATCTCGGTGACGGGCGTCTATGGATTCCGGTCCGGCCTTGTACCTTCATGCAGGCCTGGGCACTCCATGAGCTGCCGTTGATCTGGCAAAGCCGCGAGGAGTATCGCCGGCTGGATGACAGCACCTCCATTCTGGCGCTGCTCCGGCAGGGGCTGGACCCGGCCTCGGCCGCCTGCTTCGATGACTATATCGGGGAATGCCTGACTGCTGTCGAGCACGGCATCCTGTGCAGACAAGAGCAGCAGCGCTACTTTGCCGAAGTAAGACAGGGTGGACTGAAGGACATCAATACCAGCTGGCAGGAACGGCAGTTGCATTATGAGCGGCTGGCCGCCTTCCTCGACCACCCGTTATATCCGACAGCGCGAGCAAAGCTGGGCTTGTCGCCGGACGATCTTGCTGCCTTCGCACCGGAATTCCAGCAGCCTTTCCAACTGCGCTGGCTGGCCGTAGCCAAGACTATCCACTTCGGCGCAACGGCCGAGGCAAGCCTGCAAGGCCTCTGCCCCAGCTTTGAAGAGGTTGGGCTCGATGCCCGGCTGAGCAGCGATTACACCCTGTTGCCGGTTCACCCGTTGTCCGCACATCAGCAGTTCGATGACCTGGTAAAAGCGCACGGCTTGCAGGGCCAACTCCTGCTAGCGCCCCGACCCTATCTGGAGGTATTGCCGACTTTATCGGTCCGCACCGTGGCCGTGCAGGCTCGGCCAGGGCTGCACATCAAATTGCCCATGGCCATGCGTACCTTGGGCGGCAAAAACATACGCACCATCAAGCCCAGCACCATTGCCGACGGCCATGCCGTGCAGACCCTGCTGAGCCGCATAGCGGCCCAGGATGCAGATATCGCCGGCCGCTTGCTGTTGACTGATGAAAGCTTAGGCGCCCACGTCAATCATTTGCCTGAGCTGGGTTACATCCTAAGACGTTATCCGGCCGGGTTGGAGCAGTCTACGGTTGTACCGGTAGCAGGCCTGCTCGCGGCAACGCCGCAAGGCCAACTGGTGACTGAAGAACTGGCGCAGGCATTTTTTGCCGGCCGTCTGGAGGATTTTCTCGACGCCTATCTGGAGGCAACGTTGCGCACGCACTTGGTCTTGTGGCTGCGCTACGGCATCGCCCTGGAATCCAATCAGCAAAATTCCATGCTGATGCTCAGTGCCGAAGGGCCGACACTGCGCCTGTTGCTCAAGGACAATGACGCCCCGCGCATCCATAGCGCCCGTCTCGCCGCACGCTGGCCGACACTGGCACCGTTCGTGGACGCCTTGCAGGACAGCCGCATCGTCGTGGACGACGAGCTGCCGCTGGCGCAGATGTTCACGACCATCACCCTGCAGCTCAACGTGGCGGTCCTGATTGAAGGACTGGCCAATAGCAGCCATCTGAGCCGCCAACAACTCTACGGCTGTGTGCGCAGCAAGATAGACGAACTGCTCACGGAACTGGCCCAACAAGGGGAAGATATCGACTTGGCTCGCCGCGTCTTGCTGGAAGACAACTCGCAATACGTCAAATACCTGCTCACCGCCGCCAGCCTGAAGCCGAAAGCCGCAACGGGCGCCACTGACGTCAACAAGTTTTACGGCAAAACCGGCCCCAACTTTCTGAAGGAGAGCCTGTGA
- a CDS encoding ExbD/TolR family protein has protein sequence MAFGSFNHNKGQHPVSEINMVPLIDVMLVLLIIFMITAPLMTHAVKIDLPKASSEAQSTKIEHIALSIDGVGQLFWNETAVSRGQLNERLLRAARQSPQPELHVRADQDVPYRFVAEALADAAKAGVTRIGFVSEPDKSNAR, from the coding sequence ATGGCTTTCGGCAGCTTCAATCACAACAAAGGCCAGCATCCGGTTTCGGAAATCAACATGGTGCCGCTAATCGACGTGATGCTGGTGTTGCTGATCATTTTCATGATCACCGCGCCGCTGATGACGCATGCGGTCAAGATCGACCTACCGAAAGCCAGCAGCGAAGCACAGTCTACGAAAATAGAACACATTGCCCTATCCATCGACGGCGTAGGGCAATTGTTCTGGAATGAAACGGCCGTCTCGCGCGGACAGCTCAATGAACGCTTATTGCGGGCCGCGCGGCAGTCGCCGCAACCGGAACTACATGTGCGCGCCGACCAGGACGTGCCGTACCGCTTTGTCGCCGAAGCCCTCGCCGATGCGGCCAAGGCCGGCGTCACGCGCATCGGATTCGTGTCCGAGCCTGACAAATCCAACGCACGCTGA
- a CDS encoding ATP-grasp domain-containing protein, whose translation MPNQELILLTHVPTESVNDGFLPAARRLGLSLVLLTDQAEAHRQHFSQSGLSAYPDAIISCDVFNPLAVIEAISRRGRKPAAVFSNSDHLQASTAIVAEYFGLPGKDWRTAYRAKNKAEMRAYLAEQGIETVRHAVAWNQDSLAQAADSVAFPCVVKPREGVASQEVGLARDYAELAAHCQAVWQARPGQVMLLEEYLEGPLCTLETLGDGKALRALGGFHVRLSAPPHFVELAAEWNSKLAEQHEILSQITRFGVGFGACHTEFVLTAQGPRLIEINYRCIGDRRDFLLEQTLGIPLFETVLRLHLGEPLPALTLTPRAAAIHYITPSTEGQIIRGPSSFSHSGETADISLRVLRRVGETVTITHSNKDYLGILTGVGTNAETVRQVLAQAGNDLIWEIRS comes from the coding sequence ATGCCTAACCAAGAATTAATTCTACTGACCCATGTCCCGACCGAATCGGTCAATGACGGCTTTCTGCCGGCGGCGCGCCGCCTTGGCCTGTCGCTGGTGCTCTTGACCGACCAGGCCGAAGCGCACCGCCAGCACTTTAGCCAGAGCGGGCTATCGGCCTATCCGGACGCCATCATTTCTTGCGACGTATTCAACCCGCTCGCGGTCATCGAAGCGATCAGCCGGCGCGGACGCAAACCGGCCGCGGTTTTCTCCAACAGCGATCACCTACAAGCCAGCACCGCCATTGTTGCCGAGTACTTCGGACTGCCCGGCAAGGACTGGCGTACGGCCTACCGTGCCAAGAACAAAGCCGAAATGCGCGCTTATCTGGCCGAGCAAGGCATCGAAACGGTACGGCATGCAGTGGCATGGAACCAGGATAGCTTAGCGCAGGCTGCAGACAGCGTCGCTTTCCCTTGCGTCGTCAAACCGCGCGAAGGGGTCGCCAGCCAGGAGGTCGGCCTGGCGCGGGATTACGCCGAGCTTGCCGCCCACTGTCAGGCCGTCTGGCAAGCACGTCCCGGCCAAGTGATGCTGCTGGAGGAATACCTTGAAGGCCCTTTGTGCACATTGGAAACACTGGGGGATGGCAAGGCGCTGCGCGCGCTAGGCGGATTCCACGTACGCCTGTCGGCACCGCCGCATTTCGTCGAACTGGCAGCCGAGTGGAACAGCAAACTGGCGGAGCAACATGAGATTCTGAGCCAGATCACCCGTTTCGGCGTCGGCTTCGGCGCCTGCCATACCGAATTCGTGCTGACAGCCCAAGGACCGCGCCTGATCGAGATCAATTACCGCTGTATCGGCGACCGGCGCGATTTCCTGCTCGAGCAGACGCTGGGCATTCCGCTGTTCGAAACCGTACTGCGGCTGCACCTGGGCGAGCCGCTGCCCGCCTTGACATTGACCCCACGCGCCGCGGCAATACATTACATTACGCCCTCGACAGAAGGCCAAATCATCCGCGGCCCGTCTTCATTCAGTCATAGCGGTGAGACAGCTGACATCAGTCTTCGCGTGCTGCGCCGGGTGGGTGAGACCGTAACGATCACGCACTCCAATAAGGATTACTTAGGCATCCTGACCGGTGTCGGCACGAACGCGGAAACGGTACGCCAGGTGCTGGCACAAGCCGGTAACGACCTGATTTGGGAGATCCGCTCATGA
- the hemP gene encoding hemin uptake protein HemP: MNNENNKNFRRQSLLTEDHESAHERRRFSSRELFGTQNEIVIDHHDDEYRLRITSNGKLILTK, translated from the coding sequence ATGAACAACGAAAATAATAAGAACTTTCGCCGCCAAAGCCTCCTGACCGAAGACCATGAATCGGCTCATGAACGCCGCCGCTTCAGCAGCAGAGAACTGTTCGGTACGCAAAACGAAATCGTCATTGATCACCATGATGACGAATACCGTCTGCGCATCACCAGCAACGGCAAGCTGATTTTGACGAAATAA
- a CDS encoding multicopper oxidase domain-containing protein codes for MNTDYIIRFFIITVFALVIEFSSSAQAAVREYWVAAEKVDWNYAPSRQNQINPEDGLGVWGRKLSYNKFRYIGYTDGSWSTPLPQPEWMGILGPQLRAVVGDTIKINFLNRTDRPLSMHPHGVLYDKDNEGADMEGAGASVQPNESFTYTWIVDEDAGPGPSDPSSIVWLYHSHVMAEEEMNLGLVGTLVITRKGMERSEADPAPKDVDQEFTALFMIFNEENDKEKGLKHAINGRLFGNLEGYETRIGNHVRWHLVALGNEVDNHTVHWHGQTVLDHGRRTDVVEVLPASMNSVDMTPRSAGDWLLHCHVNDHMMAGMSTRWHVSP; via the coding sequence ATGAACACAGATTACATCATTAGATTTTTTATCATAACGGTTTTTGCGCTAGTAATAGAATTTTCATCATCGGCTCAGGCAGCGGTAAGAGAGTATTGGGTTGCGGCAGAAAAGGTCGACTGGAATTATGCGCCTTCAAGACAAAACCAGATCAATCCGGAAGACGGCCTTGGCGTATGGGGGCGAAAACTAAGCTATAACAAATTCCGTTATATCGGCTACACCGATGGCAGTTGGTCCACGCCTTTGCCGCAACCGGAATGGATGGGCATTTTAGGTCCGCAGTTACGAGCTGTAGTCGGCGACACTATCAAAATCAATTTTCTGAATAGGACTGACAGGCCGCTATCCATGCATCCGCACGGCGTGCTTTATGATAAGGACAACGAAGGCGCGGATATGGAAGGTGCCGGGGCCAGCGTGCAGCCGAACGAATCGTTTACCTATACCTGGATTGTCGATGAAGACGCCGGTCCCGGTCCAAGCGATCCCTCATCTATAGTCTGGCTCTATCATTCCCATGTCATGGCGGAAGAAGAAATGAACCTCGGCCTGGTCGGTACGCTTGTCATAACCCGTAAAGGCATGGAACGTTCTGAAGCCGATCCGGCACCTAAAGATGTGGATCAGGAATTTACAGCGCTGTTCATGATTTTCAATGAAGAAAATGACAAGGAAAAAGGCCTGAAACACGCCATCAACGGTCGCCTGTTCGGCAATCTTGAAGGCTATGAGACTCGTATCGGCAACCATGTGCGCTGGCATCTTGTCGCATTGGGCAATGAGGTGGATAACCATACTGTGCATTGGCACGGCCAGACCGTGCTTGATCATGGACGCCGGACCGACGTGGTCGAAGTGTTGCCCGCCAGCATGAATTCGGTTGACATGACTCCTCGTTCGGCTGGCGATTGGTTGCTGCATTGCCATGTTAATGATCATATGATGGCCGGGATGTCTACCCGCTGGCATGTCAGTCCTTAA
- a CDS encoding TonB-dependent receptor family protein produces MKRVATRMAITLAGSTYLVSFALAAAEPDQEAAVLEEMTVEGDWLGAPTQKNVRTYPGGRSVVSDTDLQQAGARTLEDALRLVPGVRAQDETGTGILPNIGVRGLDPRRSTRTLVLVDGIPMALAPYGQTGLSLFPLTMQTVESVDVARGGAAVRYGPNNVGGVINFISKAIPDKFSATAREALTISTDTGNVLTDSYVRAGGFVNDRLGLQFQTNTVLGDSSRAHSETEVENLALDAHWFITDNASIKAGIQYYNTDTELPGSLSPEAYAQDRFQSQRPYDKFQGDTIRGHLVYDQNFDLFSNSAEFNWTNFAHTSDREFTVGCDLNAAASACNLDPAKPSNGVQTSPRTFTVFGTEPRLTVNTQTGWLGHKFTLGGRYVNEDVDQGVDRYRLGTDDVTHAQNFHFDTDAFALYASDTLSVWKEQLSVTPGLRVEWIDQSSYNRLRGTVAENHSNELLPGVDVGFHLWPEKVFLFGNVHKSLQPVQFTQITLEGDTGVEKAWNYETGLRVSPLPELDATFTYFRFDFDNQIVGVVEDGTTKFRNLGQAEHYGYETELDWRPSFLAGLDLKVGYTYVDTQQKNDLFSGTSQVAFKGNEVPFSSHHQITLQGNYRIDTFNFNVNGSYLSSAYTDAANTELENAIGDKGKIPGYWLWNAQITKDFRVDKTTMRVGLAGNNLFNEDYYFRGVDTSLGRMPGPGRSVMLSLQMDI; encoded by the coding sequence ATGAAACGCGTGGCCACTCGCATGGCAATCACCTTAGCCGGTAGTACTTACCTGGTCTCATTCGCACTAGCCGCTGCGGAGCCGGATCAGGAAGCTGCTGTATTGGAAGAAATGACCGTTGAAGGAGACTGGTTGGGAGCCCCAACCCAGAAGAATGTTCGCACCTATCCCGGCGGACGTTCCGTCGTCTCTGACACCGACTTGCAGCAGGCCGGCGCCCGCACGCTGGAAGATGCCTTGCGCCTGGTGCCGGGCGTTCGCGCCCAGGATGAAACCGGCACCGGCATTCTGCCCAATATCGGCGTACGCGGCCTGGACCCCCGGCGCAGCACGCGCACGCTGGTGCTGGTCGATGGCATTCCTATGGCCCTCGCCCCATACGGCCAGACGGGCCTGTCCCTGTTCCCCCTGACCATGCAGACCGTGGAAAGCGTGGATGTGGCGCGCGGCGGGGCAGCCGTGCGCTACGGGCCGAACAACGTGGGCGGCGTCATCAATTTCATCAGCAAGGCGATCCCGGACAAGTTCAGCGCCACCGCGAGGGAGGCGCTGACGATTTCCACCGACACCGGCAACGTGTTGACCGACAGCTATGTGCGTGCCGGCGGTTTCGTCAATGACAGGCTAGGCCTGCAATTCCAGACCAATACCGTGCTGGGCGATTCGTCCCGCGCCCATTCGGAAACGGAAGTGGAAAACCTGGCCCTGGATGCTCACTGGTTCATCACCGACAACGCCTCCATCAAAGCCGGCATACAGTATTACAATACCGATACCGAACTGCCGGGCAGCTTGTCGCCCGAGGCCTACGCGCAGGACCGCTTCCAGTCGCAACGGCCGTACGACAAATTCCAGGGCGATACCATCCGGGGGCATTTGGTTTATGACCAGAATTTCGATCTTTTCAGCAACTCTGCCGAATTCAACTGGACCAATTTCGCCCATACCAGCGATCGCGAATTCACCGTCGGCTGCGATCTGAACGCTGCCGCGAGCGCATGCAACCTCGATCCGGCCAAGCCCTCCAACGGCGTGCAGACCAGCCCGCGCACATTCACTGTTTTCGGCACGGAGCCCCGACTGACCGTAAATACCCAGACCGGCTGGCTGGGCCACAAGTTCACGTTGGGTGGGCGTTACGTCAACGAGGACGTCGATCAGGGCGTCGACCGGTACCGCCTGGGCACGGACGATGTCACCCATGCCCAGAACTTCCACTTTGACACCGATGCCTTTGCTCTCTATGCCAGCGATACCTTGAGTGTCTGGAAAGAGCAGCTCAGCGTCACACCGGGCTTGCGCGTGGAGTGGATCGATCAATCCAGCTACAACAGGCTCAGAGGTACTGTGGCCGAAAATCATAGCAACGAGCTGTTGCCCGGTGTCGATGTGGGCTTCCACCTATGGCCGGAAAAGGTCTTTCTGTTCGGCAACGTGCACAAATCCCTGCAACCGGTGCAATTCACCCAGATTACCCTGGAAGGCGATACCGGCGTCGAAAAAGCCTGGAACTATGAAACCGGCCTGCGCGTGTCGCCGCTACCGGAACTCGACGCTACATTTACCTATTTCCGTTTCGACTTCGATAACCAGATCGTCGGCGTCGTGGAAGACGGCACCACCAAATTCCGCAACCTCGGCCAAGCCGAGCATTACGGCTATGAAACCGAGCTGGACTGGCGACCGTCTTTCCTGGCCGGCCTCGATCTCAAGGTAGGCTATACGTATGTCGATACGCAGCAGAAGAACGATCTGTTCAGCGGCACCTCACAGGTCGCGTTCAAAGGCAACGAGGTGCCGTTCAGCTCGCATCATCAGATTACCCTGCAAGGCAACTACCGTATCGACACGTTCAATTTCAACGTCAACGGTTCATACCTGAGTTCCGCCTATACCGACGCGGCCAATACCGAACTGGAAAACGCCATCGGCGACAAGGGCAAAATACCGGGCTACTGGCTGTGGAACGCCCAAATCACGAAGGACTTCCGCGTGGATAAGACCACTATGCGGGTCGGACTTGCCGGCAACAACCTGTTCAACGAGGACTACTACTTCCGCGGTGTGGACACCAGCCTTGGCCGCATGCCAGGACCTGGCCGCTCCGTCATGCTCAGTCTGCAAATGGATATATAA